A window of the Glycocaulis abyssi genome harbors these coding sequences:
- a CDS encoding acyl-homoserine-lactone synthase, whose translation MRVHIVTPANRGLYGVQLEQMHRQRREVFIDRLGWSEIDTGEELERDEFDTPDTFYLLLLGDIGEVLGSARLLPTWKPHLFETTLGDFLSDRERARGAGIWEVSRWIAGPGFDPKTDKVCRALMFAALAEFGLHFGATAVVASVDETFMAYFKEIGVPIETLGGPVSYGQGQGYAVRCEVSVAALRGIRALMKLKSPAAFSAGAFLDDRANDPVRWAILDRLLEVENRSHLESLLGAIHMLTEAALGPVEPETVRRRA comes from the coding sequence ATGCGCGTTCACATCGTGACACCAGCCAATCGCGGACTTTACGGGGTACAGCTCGAACAGATGCATCGCCAGCGCCGGGAGGTCTTCATCGACCGGCTCGGCTGGTCGGAGATCGATACGGGCGAAGAACTCGAGCGCGACGAATTCGATACGCCTGACACCTTCTATCTGCTGCTCTTGGGCGATATCGGCGAAGTCCTCGGCTCCGCCCGCCTGCTGCCGACCTGGAAGCCTCACCTCTTCGAAACCACGCTCGGCGACTTCCTGAGCGACCGGGAGCGCGCCCGCGGCGCGGGGATATGGGAGGTGTCGCGCTGGATCGCGGGGCCGGGCTTTGATCCGAAGACCGACAAAGTCTGTCGCGCGCTGATGTTCGCCGCACTCGCGGAATTCGGCCTCCATTTCGGTGCCACCGCGGTGGTCGCGTCCGTCGATGAAACCTTCATGGCCTACTTTAAGGAAATCGGTGTGCCGATCGAGACCTTGGGCGGACCGGTCAGTTACGGGCAGGGGCAGGGGTATGCCGTGCGGTGTGAGGTCTCCGTCGCCGCCCTGCGCGGCATCCGCGCTCTGATGAAGCTGAAATCTCCCGCTGCGTTCAGCGCTGGCGCGTTTTTGGATGACAGGGCGAATGACCCTGTCCGCTGGGCGATCCTCGACCGCCTGCTGGAGGTCGAAAACCGGTCTCATCTGGAGAGCCTGTTGGGCGCGATCCATATGCTGACCGAGGCAGCGCTTGGGCCGGTAGAGCCAGAGACCGTCCGGCGCAGGGCTTGA
- a CDS encoding LuxR family transcriptional regulator, giving the protein MDGVRHADIGSEAFSFLQRIESHRDMASLNAAFRSRIAPYGYDHFIHVAITGPGGRPVEDALTGVWDPRWQSRYFGQGYGALDPTVHRATRHPAPFTWKDVQASARLTQSQHEFFEDAESYGGRDGVVTPLRSLDGSFGLVTVSGRDIDDSPAVRTALHVMSLYYAGMTKTLRRRTIEGRGGLTPRQRDIVAFIASGYTQRATADRLGLADKTVEQYLAAARIRLNVKTTAQLCVEAIRLGHIQI; this is encoded by the coding sequence ATGGACGGGGTCAGGCACGCAGATATCGGATCGGAGGCTTTCTCCTTCCTCCAGCGCATCGAGAGCCATCGCGACATGGCCTCCCTCAACGCCGCCTTCCGCAGCCGCATCGCTCCGTACGGGTACGATCACTTCATCCATGTCGCCATTACGGGACCCGGAGGGCGGCCCGTCGAAGACGCGCTCACCGGCGTCTGGGATCCCCGCTGGCAGAGCCGCTATTTCGGTCAAGGCTATGGGGCTCTCGATCCGACCGTGCACCGGGCCACCCGCCACCCGGCGCCGTTCACCTGGAAAGACGTGCAGGCGTCGGCGAGGCTCACTCAAAGCCAGCATGAGTTCTTCGAAGACGCCGAGTCCTATGGAGGACGTGACGGCGTCGTCACCCCGCTGCGCTCGCTCGATGGGTCCTTCGGCCTGGTGACCGTGTCGGGCCGCGACATCGATGACAGCCCGGCCGTGCGCACGGCGCTCCATGTGATGTCGCTTTATTATGCCGGGATGACCAAAACCCTCAGGCGGCGCACCATCGAGGGCAGGGGCGGCCTGACCCCGAGGCAGAGGGACATCGTAGCGTTCATCGCGAGCGGCTACACCCAGCGTGCAACCGCCGATCGTCTGGGGCTGGCTGACAAGACCGTGGAGCAGTATCTCGCTGCGGCGCGGATCCGGCTCAACGTGAAGACCACGGCCCAGCTCTGTGTCGAGGCCATCCGTCTCGGCCATATACAAATTTGA
- a CDS encoding helix-turn-helix transcriptional regulator, protein MTDGGRQVMAETALLGGRIRLYRQMRGCSQIELASAVSIRFAELTAFERGRARICAALLNRIALFLEVPIQSFYADLPDQQLPICSGRR, encoded by the coding sequence ATGACCGATGGGGGCCGGCAGGTCATGGCCGAAACGGCGCTGCTCGGCGGCCGGATACGGCTGTATCGACAGATGCGGGGCTGCTCTCAGATCGAGCTGGCCAGTGCGGTGTCGATCAGGTTTGCGGAGCTGACCGCTTTCGAGCGGGGGCGCGCGCGGATATGCGCGGCGCTGCTCAACCGGATCGCGCTCTTTCTTGAGGTTCCGATCCAGTCCTTCTACGCCGATCTGCCAGATCAGCAGCTCCCGATCTGCTCGGGACGGCGTTGA
- a CDS encoding TolC family protein, whose protein sequence is MITTWLRSGLLAAALAGGAAQAAPGLCDGVSVAAAAPVAGAPLTLDAALRAVDAASPELRASALETLALRAEARQAGRLANPEIEVDLEEFDGAGLRAFGASEATVSIAQPLPLGRRLARARAAGEAWADASAADCAALRHGLLLEAAGLFHDLAAAEARASLAGDAADLAGEVSEAVRRRIEEGGAPRIDLAPAQAEHAAARADLEAARAEASGLRLALAALWGEGEAEFGPLQPAEADAALPPVEEAVTRIQTHPELVSARAAGQARRAETALARAQAYPDITVRLGMRSYRDTDDRALIAGVSVPLPLFDRNQGGREAARLRAGAAEVSAAALDLRLAGRVRAAHAQAVSARTRARVLADEAAPAARDGFTAAQVAYREGRYGLTLLLDARRRLIEAETRRVDAERDARGARDTLLALGGYPPFTQSDVSGGRP, encoded by the coding sequence ATGATCACGACATGGCTGCGCAGCGGGCTTCTGGCCGCCGCGCTGGCCGGGGGCGCGGCGCAGGCCGCCCCCGGACTTTGCGACGGCGTATCCGTCGCGGCGGCCGCCCCCGTGGCGGGCGCGCCGCTGACGCTGGACGCCGCGTTGCGGGCGGTGGATGCCGCCTCGCCCGAGCTCAGGGCGTCGGCGCTGGAAACCTTGGCTCTGCGCGCCGAGGCGCGTCAGGCCGGGCGTCTGGCCAATCCCGAGATCGAGGTCGATCTTGAAGAGTTCGATGGCGCGGGCTTGCGGGCGTTCGGCGCCTCCGAGGCCACGGTGTCGATCGCCCAGCCCCTCCCTCTGGGCCGCCGTCTGGCGCGCGCCCGCGCAGCGGGAGAGGCCTGGGCGGACGCGAGCGCGGCAGACTGCGCGGCCCTGCGTCACGGCTTGCTGCTGGAGGCGGCGGGCCTGTTTCACGATCTTGCCGCCGCCGAGGCCCGCGCGTCGCTGGCCGGAGACGCCGCGGACTTGGCCGGAGAGGTCAGCGAAGCGGTGCGCCGCAGGATCGAGGAAGGCGGCGCGCCGCGCATTGATCTGGCGCCTGCGCAAGCCGAGCATGCCGCCGCCCGCGCCGACCTGGAAGCCGCCCGGGCCGAGGCTTCCGGGCTGAGGCTGGCGCTCGCCGCCCTGTGGGGCGAGGGAGAAGCTGAGTTCGGCCCCCTCCAGCCTGCAGAGGCGGACGCGGCCCTGCCGCCTGTCGAAGAGGCGGTGACGCGCATCCAGACCCACCCGGAGCTGGTCTCGGCCCGCGCGGCGGGACAGGCGCGCCGCGCAGAAACGGCGCTGGCCCGCGCCCAGGCTTACCCCGACATCACCGTCAGGCTGGGAATGCGCAGCTATCGCGACACCGACGACCGTGCGCTGATCGCGGGAGTGAGCGTGCCCCTGCCGCTCTTCGACCGCAATCAGGGCGGCCGGGAGGCGGCCCGCCTCCGGGCAGGCGCAGCGGAGGTTTCCGCCGCCGCGCTGGACCTCCGTTTGGCCGGACGGGTGCGCGCCGCCCATGCCCAGGCTGTCTCGGCCCGTACGCGCGCGCGTGTTCTGGCCGATGAGGCCGCGCCCGCGGCCCGGGACGGTTTCACCGCCGCTCAGGTAGCCTATCGCGAGGGCCGGTACGGCCTGACCCTGCTCCTGGACGCCCGGCGGCGTCTGATCGAGGCCGAGACCCGTCGGGTCGACGCCGAACGCGACGCGCGCGGAGCGCGCGACACGCTGCTCGCCCTGGGCGGCTATCCCCCTTTCACGCAGTCTGATGTTTCCGGAGGCCGCCCATGA